A region of Tigriopus californicus strain San Diego chromosome 7, Tcal_SD_v2.1, whole genome shotgun sequence DNA encodes the following proteins:
- the LOC131883813 gene encoding kinetochore-associated protein 1-like, with the protein MWSVLCTDFDPEEETANFGVTRAALQSRGGELYDVVTFATLEPKGVPERPPKVVSRCNESQILALALEQCLHVIQPDSTADSTPHPSFSVIFAAPIHALAWSPCQRFVVAGLEAGRVQMVHVPTQMPLPPFDLGIEAEDKENERLQSHVCLECHATPSAKNGAMNLSVVLNTGWICKMKALDLDSLHKAILSQDMESMKSFQSQLAVEVLPLMDQELTQSLSSQEFRITASFEHLTKTDVGSLPMDYLDQAPSFVQQLKMSRVLRNVLFSLDNHGQMHMTCLHTLITLQVWSEEQVLDFVLIEDEGDLKIKILMFIQSMDKTGEYLLQMREHPSFELLYELPVSKVTHLIDCSMNQESPMFIEGTFIEGSDVISFLRMRGICESVLEARLHRLIRRNKFDEAFKFAHNFKLPVQDVHQAKISWLLEQLSPWRETTLDESEASLLLTDLKETLSKLTDLDFIVQCCINAALRNLNDVEELLKLARNIIQSNVGKEMNIQLMITVSRTLQRLETFNMALDGAGAEEWMAFLRADLFQMFLNSVRECKLEQSLIIWNRHKPEFSKSFDSEHVVMCLEMIPRTWSVEDRLHWLNYVLPDCLQMCPEALGEIASWAYRTTLVYEMESRREWPDNGLQFAGGILNTLCFSSDVDQETNLKAVKAQLVLNCQRSNPKSELSNLIGLNDLLKDLRTLHKRHRLRVKVQDFSSPDKMYVISLLLDWLTSQEEIQSLVETFLIEYITRFNLSPSDVFSTYLSELIRTTEFSWHWHFGETPWESKASALIPHIESIERRARVILEIAKCAPVPWSANIQRICDSGTSLAHPLSNEILEQSKMIGLKLILRKYDCRTLGLTGFRLIRLFQLMIKSKGEEGFKDALEITNFSVDAVEADSYRIYIKHLLIEGNDSKEALKVFKTLYGLQPEDCRKSAEILMNWAELLFTHRYSHFQESITSFLYGMIGVLELKMNSDLGTRVTKLKKRLQLFQEFQIKGTLTDPTPIRHYMEVKVTNNMTSRDLSQLYKEVLRLAELTDLGLGMLLKLLLEVLSKSAKSELAVQLALGLHQSSSRGGNQNFVSHIKSMILLMNSHLDGSENNDELPAILRKLAGSCLISCHPRDLAKVAYIARWQYFIERIQQQMHRNLSLAKLNQAQKILPGEKLVVFFRDKGLPLDKTIYTTIDACLQILDSDILSSVVAVKDLSSFGAKLCTQLHNMGHHDLSLALRLLIGDLLLQLAVQANDQDLVQTVIQGHVTSFQVKALLPKVLSEKRPDFILALTYLLGNAKAKSLMDLAHVNSNFGIEYNKLAALAQLGHEFSRLWNLVSPLENFQSLLVKATWGRFATDHGIQFKDCFAGGKSELTSMLKTFAIKPAISLENIVRYCRAFDINLSSSMVTYIRVSLANLEPTICKIQKKVMKPSNFDEVIERVERALCYLESGDECLALLSELFDEVNPYNYEVLGFVIEKLQYLPTIATVRDDKQCDMILRSSQCLGFLLQNNRVGELTETEIDKWYEHRNGTITPISQFRLPFTWLITLKSKEKFKILRNEFQLTNYSLWSKIANVLKLKTDTICMQTVQNAIGAISNSQEILDSDLEWKLHLKHDTTMTSIHACLSSMEDPVKATSCAHWVVNHLPGGADKLLAAEGSQLIAKNWFEETGEQAAEQGFVLATNTLLRLKVTNTLYKYGLNSKQYLDLATHGSGIDIIFKLFEDPSIVDRSKVAGGRFPDINLAAQEIADIYDENIQRIKYDLFDQWLPETHSQEDQANFDETITNFRLVFNKSDCGSRTSINEDNFHRCVYLAQGDNEEVLNYLLNKGFSKTRNVHTMHKFRSLKCLLAVGNESSIEACTSMKYEQVRTHMQNLYFLARLESLNLSYDEETFQEADKAALVESVLRSCSHNSNGILLLVELCIHFDIYPANLWISLLEHMEQLGMNAALTSVLLELNHQPHLWHFPAFASAWNSLILRPFQEAANPPVNEETVLKCEKSFNLISCCPIANSLDLETVRALCSRLQLQCLLTKYSFLFHHENRAGT; encoded by the exons ATGTGGTCCGTGTTATGCACGGATTTCGATCCCGAGGAAGAGACCGCCAACTTTGGCGTGACCCGAGCGGCCCTCCAATCCCGCGGAGGCGAACTCTACGATGTGGTCACTTTCGCCACTTTGGAGCCCAAG GGCGTGCCTGAGCGGCCACCCAAGGTCGTGAGTCGTTGCAATGAGAGCCAGATTCTAGCCTTAGCTTTAGAGCAATGCCTGCACGTGATTCAGCCGGATTCCACTGCGGATTCCACGCCCCATCCGTCATTTTCCGTCATATTTGCTGCCCCGATTCACGCATTGGCGTGGTCGCCGTGTCAGAGGTTCGTAGTGGCGGGGCTGGAGGCGGGGCGGGTTCAAATGGTTCATGTGCCTACTCAGATGCCTCTGCCACCTTTTGACCTGGGGATTGAGGCTGAGGATAAGGAGAATGAAAGACTTCAAAGTCATGTTTGCTTGGAATGTCATGCCACTCCTTCGGCTAAAAATGGGGCCATGAACCTGTCGGTGGTGTTGAATACAGGTTGG ATTTGTAAGATGAAagctttggatttggattcgtTGCACAAGGCCATATTGAGCCAGGATATGGAGTCAATGAAGtcgtttcaatctcaattggCGGTTGAAGTCTTGCCCCTGATGGATCAGGAACTCACCCAATCTTTGAGCAGCCAAGAATTTCGAATTACCGCCTCCTTTGAACATTTAACGAAAACGGACGTGGGATCGTTGCCCATGGATTACTTGGACCAAGCCCCGAGCTTTGTTCAGCAATTGAAGATGAGCCGTGTTTTGAGAAATgttctcttttctttggacAATCACGGTCAAATGCACATGACGTGTCTGCATACGTTGATAACCTTGCAAGTTTGGTCAGAA GAGCAAGTACTAGACTTTGTGTTGATTGAGGATGAAGGCGatttgaagatcaaaattCTGATGTTTATTCAATCGATGGACAAAACGGGGGAATATTTGCTGCAAATGCGCGAACACCCTAGCTTCGAACTGCTGTATGAACTACCT GTGTCCAAAGTGACCCACCTGATTGATTGTAGCATGAACCAAGAGTCACCCATGTTCATCGAAGGCACTTTCATCGAAGGCTCGGATGTCATAAGCTTCCTGCGAATGCGCGGGATTTGTGAAAGTGTTCTTGAAGCTCGTCTCCATCGTCTCATACGTCGGAATAAGTTTGATGAAGCGTTCAAATTCGCTCACAACTTCAAACTTCCGGTACAAGATGTCCATCAGGCCAAAATATCTTGGTTATTGGAGCAGCTCTCGCCATGGCGGGAGACAACACTTGATGAATCCGAAGCTTCATTGCTCTTGACCGACCTCAAGGAAACGCTAAGTAAATTGACCGACTTGGACTTCATAGTTCAATGCTGCATCAATGCTGCCCTTCGCAATTTAAATGATGTGGAGGAacttttgaaattggccaGGAATATCATTCAGAGTAATGTGGGTAAAGAAATGAACATCCAGTTAATGATAACGGTGAGTAGAACACTTCAACGATTAGAGACCTTCAACATGGCTCTCGATGGTGCGGGAGCGGAAGAATGGATGGCATTTTTAAGAGcagatttgtttcaaatgtttttgaattctGTTCGTGAGTGCAAGTTGGAACAGTCCTTGATAATATGGAACCGTCACAAACCGGAGTTCTCGAAAAGTTTCGATAGTGAACATGTAGTGATGTGCTTGGAAATGATTCCTCGAACGTGGTCTGTTGAAGATCGACTTCATTGGTTGAATTACGTGTTACCAGACTGCCTACAGATGTGTCCCGAAGCGTTGGGGGAAATTGCCTCTTGGGCATATCGAACCACGTTGGTGTATGAAATGGAATCAAGACGAGAGTGGCCTGACAACGGCCTTCAGTTTGCTGGCGGCATTCTCAACACTTTGTGCTTCTCTTCGGACGTTGATCAAGAAACGAATCTCAAGGCCGTGAAGGCCCAACTTGTTCTCAATTGCCAAAGGTCCAATCCTAAATCTGAACTCTCTAATCTGATTGGACTCAATGATTTGTTGAAAGATCTAAGAACCCTCCATAAACGCCATCGTCTGAGAGTCAAGGTCCAGGACTTTTCATCCCCGGACAAAATGTACGTCATCTCACTTCTCCTCGATTGGTTGACGTCCCAAGAAGAAATTCAATCGCTGGTGGAGACCTTCCTTATTGAATACATTACACGGTTCAATCTAAGTCCCAGTGATGTGTTTTCGACCTATCTATCAGAACTCATCAGAACCACGGAATTCAGCTGGCATTGGCATTTTGGTGAGACACCTTGGGAATCCAAGGCTTCAGCACTAATTCCTCACATCGAATCCATTGAGCGTAGAGCGCGAGTTATCCTAGAAATTGCGAAATGCGCTCCCGTTCCCTGGAGTGCAAACATTCAGAGAATATGCGACAGTGGTACGAGTTTAGCTCACCCCTTATCCAATGAAATATTGGAGCAAAGTAAAATGATAGGGTTGAAGTTGATCCTAAGGAAGTACGACTGTCGCACTCTTGGATTGACCGGCTTTCGATTGATCCGATTATTTCAATTAATGATTAAATCCAAAGGCGAAGAGGGTTTTAAGGATGCCCTAGAGATTACCAATTTCTCCGTAGACGCTGTTGAGGCTGATTCATATCGCATCTATATCAAGCATCTTCTAATTGAAGGAAACGATTCCAAAGAAGCCCTGAAGGTGTTCAAGACCTTGTACGGGTTACAACCAGAAGATTGCCGGAAATCAGCTGAAATCCTCATGAATTGGGCTGAATTGTTGTTCACCCATAGGTattctcattttcaagaatcGATCACATCATTTCTCTATGGCATGATTGGCGTTCTagagttgaaaatgaattcgGATCTCGGGACTAGAGtgacaaagttgaaaaagCGATTACAGCTATTTCAAGAGTTCCAAATCAAAGGAACGCTTACCGACCCGACGCCCATCCGGCATTATATGGAAGTGAAAGTGACCAATAACATGACGTCGAGGGACCTTTCTCAACTCTACAAAGAAGTGCTGCGTTTGGCAGAACTGACTGACCTGGGATTGGGGATGCTATTAAAACTTCTTTTAGAAGTGCTGTCGAAGTCTGCAAAGAGTGAGCTCGCGGTTCAACTTGCGTTAGGATTGCACCAATCGAGCTCTAGAGGGGGTAATCAGAACTTCGTGTCACATATTAAGTCTATGATTCTTTTAATGAACTCTCATCTTGACGGATCTGAAAACAACGATGAGCTTCCTGCCATTCTTCGAAAACTAGCTGGGAGTTGCCTGATAAGTTGTCACCCTCGTGATCTAGCCAAAGTTGCTTACATTGCACGTTGGCAATACTTCATTGAGAGAATCCAGCAACAAATGCACAGGAACCTCAGTCTGGCAAAACTCAACCAAGCTCAGAAGATACTCCCCGGCGAGAAGCTCGTCGTGTTCTTTAGGGACAAAGGACTACCGCTGGATAAAACAATTTATACCACCATCGACGCCTGTTTACAGATTTTGGATTCGGACATTCTTTCCAGCGTGGTTGCAGTTAAAGACCTCTCCAGTTTTGGTGCGAAATTATGTACCCAGCTTCACAACATGGGTCACCATGATTTGTCTTTGGCCTTACGACTGTTGATAGgggatcttcttcttcagttGGCCGTCCAAGCTAATGATCAAGACTTAGTTCAAACCGTGATTCAAGGTCATGTCACTTCGTTTCAAGTGAAAGCGTTACTCCCGAAGGTGCTCAGTGAGAAAAGACCCGATTTCATCTTGGCATTGACCTACCTCCTGGGGAATGCTAAAGCTAAATCCCTCATGGATCTTGCTCATGTCAATTCTAATTTCGGAATTGAATACAACAAGTTGGCAGCTTTAGCGCAACTGGGTCATGAATTCAGTCGCTTATGGAACCTTGTTTCGCCCTTGGAAAACTTCCAATCCTTACTTGTCAAGGCCACGTGGGGAAGATTCGCTACTGACCATGGgattcaattcaaagattGTTTTGCCGGTGGTAAGAGTGAACTGACAAGTATGCTCAAAACTTTTGCCATAAAACCAGCCATCTCTTTGGAGAATATTGTTCGCTACTGTCGAGCTTTTGATATCAACCTATCATCTTCAATGGTGACATACATCCGAGTTTCTTTAGCCAATTTGGAGCCAAcgatttgtaagattcaaaaaaaGGTGATGAAGCCCTCAAACTTTGACGAAGTGATTGAAAGAGTTGAGCGGGCTTTGTGCTACTTGGAATCTGGAGATGAATGTCTTGCCTTGCTCTCCGAACTTTTCGATGAGGTTAATCCTTACAATTATGAGGTGCTTGGCTTCGTCATCGAAAAGCTTCAATACCTTCCCACTATTGCGACTGTTCGTGATGACAAGCAATGTGATATGATACTTCGGTCAAGCCAATGCTTGGGGTTTCTTCTGCAAAACAACCGAGTTGGAGAACTCACAGAGACTGAAATCGATAAGTGGTACGAACACAGAAACGGCACGATTACACCCATTAGTCAATTTAGGCTCCCTTTTACTTGGTTGATCACATTAAAAAGCAAGgaaaaattcaagattttgaGGAACGAGTTCCAATTAACCAATTACAGTCTGTGGTCCAAGATAGCGAATGTGTTGAAACTCAAGACTGACACGATTTGTATGCAAACCGTGCAGAATGCCATTGGGGCCATATCCAACTCCCAAGAAATACTGGACTCTGATTTGGAATGGAAACTCCACCTTAAACACGACACAACGATGACTAGTATCCATGCTTGTTTATCTAGCATGGAGGATCCTGTGAAGGCCACCTCTTGCGCCCATTGGGTTGTGAACCATCTACCGGGTGGTGCAGATAAACTTCTGGCCGCCGAAGGAAGTCAGCTCATCGCCAAAAATTGGTTCGAAGAGACTGGCGAACAAGCGGCAGAGCAAGGGTTCGTTCTGGCTACCAACACACTATTGAGACTAAAAGTAACCAATACCTTGTACAAGTATGGTTTGAATTCCAAACAGTATTTAGATCTCGCCACTCATGGTTCTGGAATTGATATCATATTCAAACTGTTTGAAGATCCGAGCATTGTTGATCGAAGCAAAGTGGCTGGGGGCCGGTTTCCCGACATTAATCTAGCCGCACAGGAGATAGCCGATATCTACGATGAGAACATTCAACGAATCAAATACGACTTATTTGACCAATGGCTTCCCGAAACTCATTCCCAAGAAGATCAggccaattttgacgaaaCTATCACAAATTTCAGACTTGTTTTCAACAAGAGTGATTGCGGCAGCAGAACCAGCATCAATGAAGACAATTTCCACCGGTGCGTTTATTTGGCGCAAGGTGATAATGAAGAAGTGCTGAACTATCTTCTGAACAAAGGCTTCTCCAAGACACGAAATGTGCACACTATGCATAAATTCAGGTCACTGAAATGTCTTCTGGCTGTTGGCAATGAGAGCTCGATTGAAGCTTGCACCTCAATGAAGTATGAACAAGTGAGGACCCACATGCAGAACCTTTATTTCCTGGCTCGATTGGAGAGCTTGAACCTTTCGTATGACGAAGAGACTTTCCAAGAAGCTGATAAGGCCGCTCTTGTGGAGAGTGTGCTTCGCTCATGCTCACACAACTCCAATGGTATTCTCCTTTTAGTCGAGCTTTGCATTCACTTCGACATCTACCCTGCCAATTTATGGATCAGTCTGTTGGAACACATGGAGCAATTAGGCATGAATGCCGCCTTAACGTCAGTCCTCCTTGAACTGAACCATCAACCCCATCTTTGGCACTTTCCAGCCTTCGCTTCAGCTTGGAACTCTCTCATTCTTCGTCCCTTTCAGGAAGCTGCCAATCCCCCGGTAAATGAAGAGACAGTGTTGAAGTGTGAAAAGAGCTTCAACTTGATCAGTTGTTGTCCAATTGCCAACAGTCTAGATTTGGAGACAGTCAGAGCTCTTTGTTCACGTCTGCAACTTCAATGTCTACTTACCAAATattcttttctctttcatcaTGAGAATCGTGCGGGAACATGA
- the LOC131883816 gene encoding zinc finger protein 704-like (The sequence of the model RefSeq protein was modified relative to this genomic sequence to represent the inferred CDS: added 42 bases not found in genome assembly): protein MSTGKRVAKRSILGTKVMVPGQDGLYHPGWIQAVKTPEGSLSDARYAVKFEETKRVFEFCENDILGPGFESVTSKHLLPGQVVFVTHNNREMCGKVVRHDVESQDVLVKVFGGGAGNSLEEETVLLKIEDIRLLESRKSARLVNSDTDFSKLADVSIAMAEKKKIQKGLSSDVPRSDYVQIAGSRKRRTSENLPDDEETLSECSAAMLLMKLSCSPHSPRYFQGDLPSPLGVDDVLSSSGASSFRSLTPSPPLSSSVTDEGIVKDIRMKSTTIYQCTFPGCREQRLSVESIESHVRKEHLKRPEYLTVEEDEDRDHEEEFYYTEIEQSHPLEAPFTHLASLSLADHFDMARPPHEDPNRFRKRSSNGFSDSNFGLSRSLPTHNPSMAVPLTIAPSMGSPGKLILISPPGNSHTSRPNNGTTTGKSPARRPRDGKKCRKVYGLEQRDLWCTQCKWKKACARFGTNASEPMPTHHQSLLISAQNLSSHTLSPR, encoded by the exons ATGTCAACTGGAAAGCGAGTGGCCAAGCGGTCCATCCTTGGAACAAAAGTGATGGTACCGGGCCAAGATGGCCTCTACCACCCCGGATGGATCCAAGCTGTCAAGACTCCTGAAGGGAGCTTGTCCGATGCACGATATGCGGTCAAGTTTGAGGAGACGAAGAGAGTCTTCGAGTTTtgtgaaaatgacattttgggcCCGGGTTTCGAATCCGTGACCTCCAAACACCTTCTGCCTGGACAAGTGGTGTTTGTGACCCATAACAATCGAGAGATGTGTGGCAAGGTGGTCAGACATGATGTGGAGTCTCAAGATGTCCTCGTCAAGGTCTTTGGTGGTGGAGCTGGCAACAGTCTTGAG GAAGAAACGGTTCTCCTCAAAATTGAAGATATCAGACTGTTGGAGTCTCGCAAATCAGCCAGATTAGTCAATTCTGATACGGATTTTTCCAAGTTGGCTGACGTGAGCATTGCCATGgcagaaaagaagaagatccAAAAAGGTCTGTCAAGTGATGTTCCCCGATCAGACTATGTACAAATTGCCGG ATCTCGAAAACGCAGGACAAGTGAAAATCTTCCTGACGATGAAGAGACGCTCTCCGAGTGTTCAGCAGCCATGTTGCTCATGAAGCTATCGTGTTCGCCTCATTCCCCACGATACTTCCAAGGTGATCTCCCATCCCCCTTGGGCGTTGACGACGTACTGAGCAGCTCAGGAGCATCGTCATTTCGCTCGTTGACGCCTTCCCCGCCCTTATCTTCATCCGTCACTGACGAGGGTATTGTCAAGGACATTCGCATGAAATCCacg ACAATTTATCAGTGCACCTTCCCTGGTTGTCGAGAACAGCGGCTTTCTGTGGAATCGATTGAGTCACATGTTCGGAAGGAACATTTGAAAAGGCCCGAGTACTTGACGGTGGAGGAAGATGAAGACCGTGATCATGAAGAAGAGTTTTATTACACAGAAATTGAACAGTCGCACCCATTGGAAGCCCCATTTACTCATCTAGCCTCGTTGAGCTTGGCTGATCATTTTGACATGGCAAGACCACCACATGAAGATCCCAATCGCTTCCGCAAGCGCTCAAGCAATGGTTTTTCCGACTCCAACTTCGGCTTGTCTCGTAGCCTTCCCACTCAC GGCTCCCCCGGAAAGCTGATTCTGATCAGTCCACCAGGAAACAGCCACACCTCCAGACCCAATAATGGGACCACAACGGGCAAATCTCCTGCTCGTCGACCCCGGGATGGGAAGAAATGCCGGAAGGTCTATGGTTTGGAACAAAGAGATCTCTGGTGTACCCAATGCAAGTGGAAGAAGGCTTGCGCTCGATTTGGCACGAATGCCTCTGAGCCCATGCCCACACATCACCAATCTCTCTTGATCTCAGCGCAGAACTTGTCCAGTCACACCCTATCCCCCCGATAA